The following is a genomic window from Sulfurirhabdus autotrophica.
CCTGCCAAAGTGTCCAGATGGCCAGAGGAAGCGCGGGCCAGGCAAACCACGGCAGCATTTTTAAATAGCCGGCTGTTTCGCTTTTTGGTCCCAGACCAGCAAAACCCAGAAAACGGCCCAGATTATTTGTCCAGAACCACTCCATGAAAAGTGCTGGTGAGCGTTGATAAAGAGCAAGTGGCCAAATAACCAGCCAGGGCAGGGCAGCAGCAAAAGCGATGATTAACGTTTGCAAATAAAAGCGATTGCGCCAGGGTTGGAACAAAATCGGGAGCAATAATACGGTAATGCCGATCATTCCTGGTCCGATTAGTCCCTTGGACATGAAACTGATGCCTGTTCCAGTGCCGAGCAAAATACCGCCGATTATATGCCGGCGCAGGCTTAACGCTAATCCATAAAGCGCCATGGCAATGCCGGCTAATAAAGCCAGATCCGTGATCAGTTCGTGGGCGCGTATCAGCAGGCCTAAGCAGCTGATCAGGGCGAGTACGCTCAATAACCCTTTGCCGCGACCATATAACTCTCTTCCCGACATGCCTGTGAAAAACAAGGCCAGTCCCATGAAAAATCCGCTGGTCAGGCGCGCAGCATCATGCAACGGCAGCCAGTTCGAAAAAACCTTGGCAAATGCAGCGGCTGTGATATAAAAAAGCGGCGGTTTTTCCATGAAAGGTTCACCCGCCAGGGTAGGAACGATCCAGTCACCATTTTTGAAAATATGGTTGACCAGGCCAAAAGTATAAGCTTCGTCAGGTTTCCATGGCTCATGGCCCACCAGGCCCGGAAACAGCCAGGCAAAGCAAATCAGCAGAAAAAAAAGCGATTTCCCTATTCCGCGCTGAACCGGTTGCGTGGTTGTTTCTTTTGAATGACTGCTCCAATAGTACATTGCTATGCTACCCCCCGGTTTTTCCGGAATGTGTTATTTTCAAGCCTTGGAAGCGGCAGCAACTTTTGGCGGTATACGTTCGATGAGGCGTGGGTCAAATGGTTTTGGAAGAATGTATTCTCTGCCAAAAGCCAATGAAGTGAGGTTGTACGCTTTAAGTACTTCCTCCGGGACAGGCTCTTTGGCTAAATCCGCCAAGGCCTTCACAGCGGCAATTTGCATTGCCTCGGTGATTTCTTTTGCTCGGGCATCCAGTGCACCCCGGAAAATAAAAGGAAATCCCAGTACATTGTTAACCTGATTGGGGTAGTCCGAGCGACCGGTAGCCATAATCAGATCATCTCTGGCGGCATGTGCAGCAGC
Proteins encoded in this region:
- a CDS encoding ArnT family glycosyltransferase; this translates as MYYWSSHSKETTTQPVQRGIGKSLFFLLICFAWLFPGLVGHEPWKPDEAYTFGLVNHIFKNGDWIVPTLAGEPFMEKPPLFYITAAAFAKVFSNWLPLHDAARLTSGFFMGLALFFTGMSGRELYGRGKGLLSVLALISCLGLLIRAHELITDLALLAGIAMALYGLALSLRRHIIGGILLGTGTGISFMSKGLIGPGMIGITVLLLPILFQPWRNRFYLQTLIIAFAAALPWLVIWPLALYQRSPALFMEWFWTNNLGRFLGFAGLGPKSETAGYLKMLPWFAWPALPLAIWTLWQEKRNLFKRPELHLPLTAFLVMFGVLSSASDAREVYAIPMLLPLACLAAASIDTLRRGATNALYWFGVMVFTFFGCVIWFYWIAVELGIPAGLSAHLKDLQPGYTPVFSWFVFSVGLIYTAGWLATLVRTKRSKERPIIIWATGMTLVWGLLMSLFISWLDAGKSYRSTIYSLTQAIPAHIGCIASQGLGEPQRAMLDYYANIITQRAELGKGAECDLMLTQGGVDNTVSLSPDWQQIWEGNRPGDKSERYRLFQRPASVK